A window of the Acidithiobacillus thiooxidans ATCC 19377 genome harbors these coding sequences:
- a CDS encoding aconitate hydratase, whose amino-acid sequence MAMNVTQKIIAAHLVSGTLKAGSPIAIRIDQTLTQDATGTMAYLQFEALGLPRVRTELSVSYVDHNMLQSGFENADDHRFLQSFAAKYGVHFSRPGNGICHQVHLERFSKPGGTLLGSDSHTPTSGGAGMLAIGAGGLDIALAMGGLPFNLNMPEVVGVKLTGKLQPFVSAKDIILEVLRLKTVKGGVGKVFEYFGPGVAHLSVPARATITNMGAELGATTSVFPSDSVTRDYLAAQGRGATWSEWVADADASYDEVLEINLDTLEPLIACPHSPDNVKKVREVAGTKVAQVAIGSCTNSSYTDLMTVAQMLKGKVVADGVSLGVSPGSRQVMEMVTKDGGLLDFIGAGSRILESACGPCIGMGFAPPTQGVSVRSFNRNFYGRSGTKNAEVYLASPETCAACALTGEITDPRDLGLAPIHVDLPGQFLVDDRMVLAPAPEGTEVEIIRGPNIAKLPAGKAAPAHLAGEVLIRLEDDITTDHIMPAGAKVLPLRSNLPAISEFVFHMVDETFPSRAKASGGGFIVAGRNYGQGSSREHAALAPRYLGVRGVLVLSFARIHLANLINFGILPLTFVHAEDYAKVQAGDQLGLDLSGLTLGKPLMLRDETQGLDIEVMPQLASARDLELILKGGALSWASEQLEQVS is encoded by the coding sequence ATGGCTATGAACGTCACCCAGAAAATTATTGCCGCGCACTTGGTGAGTGGCACCCTCAAGGCGGGGAGTCCGATAGCTATCCGTATTGATCAGACGCTCACCCAGGATGCCACTGGAACCATGGCCTATTTGCAGTTTGAGGCGTTGGGTCTGCCTCGGGTACGCACTGAACTGTCTGTTTCCTATGTCGATCATAATATGCTGCAGTCCGGCTTTGAAAATGCGGACGATCACCGGTTTCTGCAGAGCTTTGCCGCGAAATACGGGGTCCATTTCAGTCGGCCGGGCAATGGCATTTGTCATCAGGTACATCTCGAACGGTTTTCCAAGCCGGGTGGTACCTTGTTGGGTTCGGATTCCCATACGCCGACTTCAGGCGGTGCCGGAATGCTGGCTATTGGCGCGGGCGGCCTGGATATTGCCCTGGCCATGGGCGGTTTGCCCTTCAACCTGAATATGCCGGAAGTGGTGGGCGTCAAACTGACGGGAAAATTGCAGCCCTTTGTCAGTGCCAAGGACATCATTCTTGAAGTATTGCGGCTGAAAACCGTCAAAGGCGGGGTGGGCAAGGTGTTTGAGTACTTCGGGCCGGGGGTGGCACATTTGAGTGTTCCTGCGCGCGCGACCATCACCAACATGGGGGCGGAACTGGGAGCAACCACCAGTGTTTTCCCCAGTGATAGCGTGACCCGGGACTATCTTGCCGCCCAGGGGCGTGGAGCGACCTGGTCCGAGTGGGTGGCTGATGCGGATGCGAGTTACGACGAAGTGCTCGAAATCAATCTGGATACGCTGGAGCCCCTGATTGCCTGCCCGCATAGCCCGGATAATGTCAAAAAAGTGCGGGAAGTGGCCGGAACCAAGGTGGCCCAGGTGGCCATTGGTTCCTGTACCAATTCCTCCTACACCGACCTGATGACCGTCGCCCAGATGCTCAAGGGCAAGGTGGTTGCGGATGGGGTCAGTCTGGGAGTTTCTCCGGGTTCCCGTCAGGTCATGGAAATGGTCACCAAGGATGGCGGGTTGCTGGACTTTATTGGTGCCGGATCACGTATTCTGGAATCTGCCTGCGGACCCTGCATCGGGATGGGTTTTGCACCACCCACCCAGGGAGTTTCCGTACGCTCCTTCAATCGTAATTTCTACGGGCGTTCCGGCACCAAAAACGCCGAGGTTTATCTGGCGAGTCCGGAAACCTGTGCGGCCTGCGCTCTGACCGGCGAGATTACTGATCCCCGCGATTTGGGTCTGGCACCTATTCACGTCGATTTACCGGGACAGTTCCTGGTGGATGATCGCATGGTGCTGGCCCCTGCGCCTGAGGGCACGGAGGTTGAAATTATTCGCGGTCCGAATATTGCCAAGCTGCCGGCAGGTAAGGCCGCGCCCGCGCATCTGGCAGGCGAGGTGCTGATTCGTCTCGAAGACGATATCACGACCGATCATATTATGCCGGCGGGTGCTAAGGTGCTGCCTTTGCGTTCCAATCTGCCCGCTATCTCCGAATTTGTTTTTCATATGGTGGATGAAACTTTCCCGAGTCGGGCCAAGGCATCCGGCGGTGGTTTTATTGTGGCGGGTCGTAATTATGGTCAGGGTTCCAGCCGCGAACATGCTGCGCTGGCACCGCGCTATCTGGGCGTTCGGGGGGTGTTGGTACTGTCCTTTGCCCGGATTCATCTCGCCAATCTGATTAATTTCGGGATATTGCCGCTCACTTTTGTGCATGCTGAAGATTACGCCAAGGTACAGGCGGGTGATCAGCTGGGCCTCGATCTGTCGGGCCTGACTCTGGGGAAACCCCTGATGTTACGCGATGAGACGCAGGGTCTGGATATTGAAGTGATGCCGCAGCTTGCCAGCGCCCGTGATCTGGAATTGATTTTGAAGGGGGGTGCCTTGTCCTGGGCGAGTGAACAACTGGAGCAGGTGTCATGA
- the icd gene encoding NADP-dependent isocitrate dehydrogenase codes for MTTHIQKPVTGSPLTLLNGVLQVPDQPIIPFIEGDGIGCDVTPAMRSVVDAAVANVYGGQRQIAWMELFAGQKAVQLYGEGQYLPDETMAAIREYKVAIKGPLETPVGGGIRSLNVAMRQDLDLYVCLRPVRYFEGTPSPMRHPEKVDMVIFRENSEDIYAGIEWPAGSPEAEKIIRFLREEMGVTKIRFPDSSAIGIKPVSTEGSERLIRRTIQYALEHGKPSVSLVHKGNIMKFTEGGFRDWGYALAEREFAGRVFTWRQKAAISKAEGKAAGQKAEQQAIADGKLIIKDVIADNFLQQILLRPEDYSVVATLNLNGDYVSDALAAEVGGIGMAPGANLSDTHAIFEATHGTAPDIAGQGKANPSSLILSAVMMLEHLGWGEAAQAIVAAMNAAIAAGEVTGDLAALRGDVPALSTTEFTAALIRRF; via the coding sequence ATGACGACCCATATTCAGAAACCCGTAACAGGCAGTCCCTTGACGCTGCTGAATGGGGTGTTGCAGGTGCCAGATCAACCCATTATTCCCTTCATTGAGGGCGACGGGATTGGTTGTGATGTGACTCCGGCCATGCGCAGTGTGGTGGATGCGGCAGTGGCCAACGTCTATGGAGGACAGCGGCAGATTGCCTGGATGGAATTGTTTGCCGGTCAGAAGGCCGTGCAACTGTATGGTGAAGGGCAGTATTTGCCCGATGAGACCATGGCCGCCATTCGGGAATATAAAGTCGCCATCAAAGGTCCTCTGGAAACTCCGGTGGGCGGGGGGATTCGTAGCCTGAATGTGGCCATGCGTCAGGATCTCGACTTGTATGTCTGCCTCCGGCCGGTGCGTTATTTTGAGGGGACGCCCAGCCCCATGCGGCATCCGGAAAAAGTGGATATGGTTATTTTCCGGGAAAACTCCGAGGACATTTACGCCGGTATTGAATGGCCTGCGGGTAGTCCCGAAGCAGAAAAAATCATCCGTTTTCTGCGGGAAGAAATGGGCGTCACAAAAATCCGCTTTCCCGACAGCTCTGCCATTGGCATCAAACCCGTATCGACGGAAGGTTCGGAACGTCTGATCCGGCGTACCATTCAATACGCTCTGGAGCATGGCAAGCCCTCTGTCAGTCTGGTGCACAAGGGTAATATCATGAAATTTACCGAAGGTGGTTTCCGTGACTGGGGTTATGCCCTGGCGGAGCGGGAGTTCGCCGGACGGGTATTTACCTGGAGGCAAAAGGCCGCCATCAGCAAGGCAGAAGGTAAGGCGGCAGGACAAAAAGCTGAGCAGCAGGCCATTGCCGACGGGAAGCTGATCATCAAGGATGTGATTGCCGATAATTTTCTGCAGCAGATTTTGCTGCGCCCGGAAGATTACTCAGTGGTTGCCACGCTGAATTTGAATGGTGACTATGTTTCTGATGCCCTGGCCGCAGAAGTTGGGGGTATTGGCATGGCACCCGGTGCCAACCTTTCTGATACCCACGCGATTTTTGAAGCCACCCATGGTACGGCACCCGATATTGCCGGACAGGGCAAGGCCAACCCCAGCTCGCTGATTTTGTCGGCCGTCATGATGCTGGAGCATCTGGGCTGGGGAGAGGCTGCTCAGGCGATTGTGGCGGCCATGAATGCCGCCATTGCGGCTGGTGAAGTCACCGGTGATCTGGCGGCCTTGCGGGGTGATGTGCCGGCACTGAGCACCACAGAGTTTACGGCAGCGCTGATCCGCCGTTTTTAA
- the sucC gene encoding ADP-forming succinate--CoA ligase subunit beta, with protein MNLHEYQAKRLLAEEGISVPRAIPAFSVREAVNQARELGGPAWVVKAQVHAGGRGKAGGVRVVHSIAGVEKAAQELLGKPLVTAQTGAQGQHVAALLIEEPSSIARELYLALMVDRGQARITFLATREGGMDIEELAATRPEALKKLVVNPSTGFLPFQARQLGFEFGLDTSQVQQLTRIMQGMYRLAQKLDALMVEINPLAVTSDGRLLALDAKLVMDDNALYRHPESDELFDSTQQDGREITARQFGLNYISLEGNIGCMVNGAGLAMATMDMIKLHGGEPANFLDVGGGAAADKVTQAFKLILSDTRVKAILVNIFGGITRCDLLAEGIIQAAAEVGIHLPVVVRLEGTRKEEGMALLRESGLSLISADGLTDAAVKAVAAAQG; from the coding sequence ATGAATCTGCATGAGTATCAGGCCAAGCGTTTGTTGGCCGAAGAGGGGATTTCGGTCCCCCGCGCCATTCCCGCTTTTTCGGTGCGTGAAGCCGTGAATCAGGCGCGTGAACTGGGCGGTCCGGCCTGGGTGGTGAAAGCCCAGGTGCATGCCGGAGGCCGAGGCAAAGCTGGTGGGGTGCGGGTCGTTCACAGTATTGCCGGAGTGGAAAAAGCCGCCCAGGAGCTGCTTGGAAAACCATTGGTAACCGCCCAGACCGGTGCGCAGGGCCAGCATGTGGCGGCTTTGTTGATTGAGGAGCCAAGCAGTATTGCCCGCGAGTTGTATTTGGCGCTGATGGTGGACCGGGGACAGGCCAGAATTACCTTTCTCGCGACACGGGAAGGCGGCATGGATATTGAGGAACTGGCTGCAACCCGGCCGGAAGCTTTGAAAAAGCTGGTTGTTAATCCCAGCACCGGATTTTTGCCTTTTCAGGCCCGACAGCTGGGATTTGAGTTTGGTCTGGATACCAGTCAGGTGCAGCAGCTGACCCGCATCATGCAGGGCATGTATCGTCTTGCCCAGAAGCTGGATGCCCTGATGGTCGAAATCAACCCGCTGGCGGTTACCAGCGATGGCCGTCTGCTGGCGCTGGATGCCAAGCTGGTTATGGATGACAATGCCTTGTACCGGCATCCCGAATCTGACGAATTGTTTGATTCCACCCAGCAGGATGGTCGGGAAATTACCGCCAGACAGTTTGGGCTCAATTATATTTCCCTGGAGGGGAATATCGGCTGCATGGTCAATGGTGCCGGTCTGGCTATGGCGACCATGGACATGATCAAGCTGCATGGCGGGGAACCCGCCAACTTTCTGGATGTAGGTGGTGGTGCGGCGGCAGACAAGGTCACCCAGGCATTTAAGCTGATTTTGTCCGACACCCGGGTAAAAGCCATTCTCGTCAATATCTTTGGCGGCATCACCCGCTGTGATTTGCTGGCAGAGGGCATTATTCAGGCCGCAGCCGAGGTGGGCATCCATCTGCCGGTAGTGGTGCGCCTGGAAGGGACCCGCAAGGAGGAAGGGATGGCTTTGTTGAGAGAAAGTGGCCTGTCATTGATTTCTGCCGATGGTCTGACGGATGCCGCTGTGAAAGCGGTGGCTGCCGCTCAGGGTTAA
- the sucD gene encoding succinate--CoA ligase subunit alpha: MSILLSQNTRIICQGFTGKQGTFHSQQAVAYGSRMVGGVTPGKGGSRHLNLPVFNTVADAVQETGAEASVIYVPSPFAADAIIEAAAAGIELIVCITEGIPVHDMLMVKHYLAGSTARLIGPNCPGIITPGQSKIGIMPGSIHRPGKVGIVSRSGTLTYEAVEQTTRLGLGQSTCVGIGGDPLIGMSFVEVLALFEADPQTELIIMVGEIGGRMEEEAAHYIQSSVSKPVVAFIAGSTAPKGKRMGHAGAIIDGNAGTAAAKYAVLEAAGVHCVHSPAELGMRAAALLSR, encoded by the coding sequence ATGAGCATATTGCTGTCTCAGAACACCCGTATTATCTGCCAGGGGTTTACCGGCAAGCAGGGAACTTTTCATTCGCAGCAGGCCGTGGCTTATGGCTCCCGCATGGTTGGCGGGGTCACACCCGGAAAAGGGGGCAGCCGCCATCTGAATTTGCCGGTTTTTAATACGGTGGCTGATGCGGTGCAGGAAACCGGCGCCGAAGCCAGTGTGATTTATGTGCCTTCTCCCTTTGCGGCCGATGCCATTATTGAAGCGGCTGCGGCGGGCATTGAACTGATTGTCTGCATTACCGAGGGAATCCCGGTGCATGACATGTTAATGGTGAAACACTATCTGGCGGGTTCGACGGCGCGTCTTATTGGTCCCAACTGTCCCGGTATTATTACTCCCGGACAGTCAAAAATCGGGATTATGCCCGGTTCCATCCATCGTCCGGGCAAGGTCGGCATCGTCTCCCGTTCTGGCACCCTGACCTACGAGGCGGTTGAGCAGACCACCCGCCTGGGTCTCGGCCAGAGTACCTGTGTCGGCATTGGTGGCGATCCACTGATCGGCATGAGTTTTGTCGAGGTGCTGGCGCTCTTTGAGGCGGATCCACAAACCGAGCTGATTATCATGGTTGGCGAAATCGGCGGGCGCATGGAAGAAGAAGCGGCTCACTATATTCAGTCCAGTGTCAGCAAGCCAGTGGTGGCTTTTATTGCCGGATCAACGGCGCCCAAGGGCAAGCGCATGGGCCATGCCGGCGCGATCATTGACGGCAATGCCGGAACTGCTGCGGCAAAATACGCGGTACTGGAGGCGGCGGGGGTACATTGTGTGCATTCTCCGGCTGAACTGGGTATGCGCGCCGCAGCTTTGTTGAGCCGTTAA
- a CDS encoding NAD+ synthase has product MRVALAQCNVWVGDIDRNVALILKAAQEAKAGGADLLVTPELALCGYPPEDLLLREDFVQACAEAVKTLAAQTPLPLLLGHPQRVNTRLYNCASLLRNGQVEAVYHKHCLPNYAVFDELRYFTPGTQPLTFDCAGVSCAVAICEDVWCGSEVAQASRDQGAELLVVLNASPYHRHKQGEREGRLAALATQTQMPICYANLVGGQDELVFDGRSFVVDAQGRLVARGPICETAVILTDFEKTTQGLQVKGDTALIAAADTETEVYAVLTLGVRDYVRKNHFPGIVLGLSGGVDSALTLAIAVDALGAEQVHALIMPSRYTAEMSVADAIAEAQSLGVSYDLISIEPVFQAYLQTLAPLFEGRPVDTTEENLQARVRAGLLMAYSNKFGHLLVTTGNKSEIAVGYATLYGDMAGGFAVIKDIPKTLVYRLARYRNQHALVIPERVLTRPPSAELAPDQQDQDSLPSYEVLDAIIAAYVENDRSAAELIASGFAADTVQRVLKLIDRAEYKRRQAAPGVRISTRAFGKDRRYPITNGYASWGGHHKLNEEQHHEKN; this is encoded by the coding sequence ATGCGCGTCGCTCTGGCGCAGTGCAATGTCTGGGTCGGTGACATCGACCGGAATGTGGCATTGATCCTGAAGGCAGCACAGGAGGCAAAAGCTGGGGGTGCCGATTTACTGGTAACCCCGGAGCTGGCTTTATGCGGTTATCCTCCCGAAGATCTGCTGCTGCGTGAAGACTTTGTGCAGGCCTGCGCAGAAGCGGTAAAAACCCTGGCAGCGCAAACGCCTTTACCCTTGTTGTTGGGGCATCCCCAGCGCGTCAACACGCGGCTTTATAATTGTGCCAGCTTGTTGCGAAATGGTCAGGTAGAAGCGGTTTACCACAAGCACTGTCTGCCCAATTACGCAGTATTTGATGAACTGCGTTACTTTACGCCAGGTACCCAGCCCCTGACTTTTGACTGTGCGGGAGTCTCCTGCGCCGTGGCAATTTGCGAAGATGTCTGGTGTGGTTCCGAAGTGGCTCAGGCCTCCAGAGACCAGGGCGCGGAGTTACTTGTGGTCCTCAATGCCTCCCCTTACCACCGGCACAAGCAGGGGGAAAGGGAAGGACGGCTGGCGGCGCTGGCAACGCAGACACAAATGCCCATCTGCTATGCGAACCTGGTGGGTGGTCAGGATGAGCTGGTTTTTGACGGTCGATCGTTTGTGGTGGATGCACAGGGTCGGTTGGTAGCCCGGGGGCCGATTTGTGAAACGGCGGTCATCCTCACGGATTTTGAAAAAACCACTCAGGGTTTGCAGGTTAAAGGTGATACAGCGCTCATTGCGGCAGCCGATACGGAGACCGAGGTTTATGCGGTCCTGACTCTGGGGGTCCGCGATTATGTGCGTAAAAATCATTTTCCGGGTATTGTGCTGGGCCTTTCGGGCGGGGTGGATTCAGCCTTGACCCTGGCAATCGCTGTGGATGCTTTGGGGGCGGAGCAGGTGCATGCTCTGATCATGCCTTCCCGTTATACCGCCGAAATGAGCGTTGCAGATGCCATTGCCGAGGCCCAGAGTCTGGGGGTTTCCTACGATCTGATTTCCATCGAGCCGGTTTTCCAGGCTTACTTACAGACCTTGGCGCCGCTGTTTGAGGGACGCCCGGTGGATACCACCGAGGAAAATCTGCAGGCGCGGGTGCGTGCCGGGTTGTTGATGGCCTACTCCAACAAGTTTGGGCACCTGCTGGTAACCACCGGCAATAAAAGTGAAATTGCGGTGGGTTATGCCACCCTGTACGGTGATATGGCGGGTGGTTTTGCGGTCATCAAGGATATCCCCAAAACCCTAGTGTATCGTCTTGCCCGCTACCGCAACCAACATGCCCTTGTCATTCCCGAGCGGGTATTGACCCGGCCACCCTCGGCGGAGCTGGCGCCCGATCAACAGGATCAGGACAGTCTGCCCTCCTACGAGGTGCTGGATGCCATCATTGCGGCCTATGTAGAAAATGACCGGTCTGCAGCAGAACTGATTGCCTCCGGTTTTGCAGCCGACACGGTGCAGCGGGTATTGAAGTTAATTGACCGTGCCGAGTATAAAAGAAGACAGGCGGCTCCCGGTGTGCGCATCAGCACCCGCGCATTTGGAAAAGATCGGCGCTATCCTATTACCAACGGCTACGCTTCCTGGGGTGGCCATCATAAGCTGAACGAGGAGCAACACCATGAAAAAAATTGA
- a CDS encoding P-II family nitrogen regulator, with protein sequence MKKIEAIIKPFKLDDVREALQEIGLAGMTVTEVKGFGRQKGHTELYRGAEYVVDFLPKLKLEVVVGDDMADRAIEAIEQSARTGKIGDGKIFVSAVERIIRIRTGEEGAEAV encoded by the coding sequence ATGAAAAAAATTGAGGCGATCATCAAGCCCTTCAAGCTGGATGACGTGCGCGAGGCATTGCAGGAAATTGGTCTGGCCGGAATGACCGTAACGGAAGTGAAGGGTTTCGGACGGCAAAAAGGGCATACCGAGCTCTACCGGGGGGCGGAATACGTGGTGGATTTTCTACCCAAGCTCAAGCTGGAAGTGGTCGTTGGCGACGACATGGCGGATCGCGCCATTGAAGCCATAGAACAGTCTGCGCGTACCGGCAAAATTGGCGATGGCAAAATTTTTGTGAGTGCTGTGGAAAGAATTATTCGCATTCGGACGGGCGAAGAAGGTGCCGAGGCGGTCTGA
- a CDS encoding outer membrane protein assembly factor BamD yields the protein MARHYRLLSFMRKRLLISFCCTALLAGCASTPHKSDQAAETHESAAQMYQPAKQAMERGDYTSAIRHYEELETRYPYGPYAEQAQLDTAYSYYKSGDSEAAAAAAERFIKLHPANPHVDYAWYLKGIAYYEGIQGAEWNPKPAEEAFSTLQTLATRWPHSPYAVDARLRMAKIIDILGKRNLDICKFYYTRHAYVAAANRCDNVVTRYQLSPSREEALYYLVRSYRHLNLQNQAETVSKVLAYNYPKSKYLGDLGTGN from the coding sequence ATGGCTCGCCACTATAGACTATTGTCCTTCATGCGCAAACGCTTACTTATTTCATTTTGTTGTACTGCCCTTCTGGCCGGTTGTGCCAGCACTCCTCACAAGAGCGATCAGGCTGCGGAAACCCACGAATCGGCTGCCCAAATGTATCAGCCCGCCAAGCAAGCCATGGAACGCGGAGATTACACTTCGGCCATTCGCCATTATGAAGAACTGGAAACCCGCTATCCCTACGGTCCCTATGCGGAACAGGCACAACTGGATACTGCTTACAGTTACTACAAGAGTGGCGATTCCGAAGCCGCTGCAGCAGCCGCCGAACGCTTTATCAAACTGCATCCGGCCAACCCCCATGTGGATTATGCCTGGTATTTGAAAGGCATTGCCTACTATGAAGGCATCCAGGGCGCTGAATGGAATCCCAAACCCGCCGAAGAAGCCTTTAGCACTCTGCAGACCTTGGCCACACGCTGGCCCCATAGTCCCTATGCTGTCGATGCCCGTCTGCGCATGGCCAAAATCATCGATATTCTCGGGAAGCGCAACCTGGACATCTGCAAGTTCTATTATACGCGCCACGCTTACGTTGCGGCGGCCAATCGCTGTGATAACGTGGTCACCCGCTATCAGCTCAGCCCTTCAAGGGAAGAAGCCCTGTACTATCTGGTCCGCTCCTACCGGCATCTCAACCTCCAGAATCAGGCGGAAACCGTAAGCAAGGTGCTCGCCTACAATTACCCCAAAAGCAAATACCTGGGCGATCTGGGCACCGGCAACTGA
- the rluD gene encoding 23S rRNA pseudouridine(1911/1915/1917) synthase RluD, whose protein sequence is MSDDTTGLPMILPVDQAGERLDAVLSGLLPDISRSRIQTLLKDGHIRVNGAVEKPSLRIQGGEAVNIDWPESEPSVWLAQDIPLHIMYEDAHILVLHKPAGQLTHPGAGHADGTLVNGVLAHLPENAYLPRGGIVHRLDKDTTGLLVVAKTEMARQSLIDQLGDHTMHREYLALVNGPMTGGGRVDEPIGRHAHDRLRMTVRADGRPAQTDFRLVERFPRHSFLRLRLATGRTHQIRVHMTHIGHPLVGDPVYGGRMSVPQGLDAEGLAYWQQFRRQALHAWRLKLYHPETEELMSWESPLPVEMEKLLDLLRQARRAH, encoded by the coding sequence ATGAGCGACGATACTACGGGACTTCCCATGATTTTGCCAGTGGATCAAGCCGGTGAACGACTGGATGCGGTTTTGAGTGGCCTGCTTCCGGACATCAGCCGCAGCCGGATCCAGACCCTGTTGAAAGACGGCCATATTCGGGTGAACGGCGCCGTCGAAAAACCCAGCCTGCGCATCCAGGGCGGAGAAGCGGTGAACATTGACTGGCCGGAAAGCGAACCCAGTGTCTGGCTGGCCCAGGATATTCCTCTGCATATTATGTATGAAGATGCGCATATTCTGGTCCTCCACAAACCGGCCGGACAGTTGACCCATCCCGGTGCCGGTCATGCGGATGGTACCCTGGTAAACGGGGTGCTGGCGCATCTACCGGAAAACGCCTATCTGCCCCGGGGTGGTATTGTCCATCGTCTGGACAAGGACACCACCGGCTTGCTGGTAGTGGCCAAAACCGAAATGGCGCGGCAGTCGCTGATTGATCAGTTGGGTGACCATACCATGCACCGGGAGTATCTGGCCCTGGTGAATGGCCCGATGACCGGGGGTGGTCGGGTGGATGAGCCCATTGGCCGCCATGCCCATGATCGGCTGCGGATGACCGTGCGTGCCGACGGGCGCCCGGCACAAACCGATTTTCGTCTGGTGGAGCGCTTCCCCCGCCACAGCTTCCTGCGTTTGCGTCTGGCCACCGGGCGTACCCATCAGATCCGGGTGCACATGACCCATATTGGTCATCCGTTGGTCGGGGACCCGGTATATGGGGGGCGCATGAGCGTGCCCCAGGGTCTGGATGCTGAAGGCTTGGCTTACTGGCAGCAGTTTCGGCGACAGGCCCTGCATGCCTGGCGCTTGAAGTTGTACCATCCGGAAACGGAAGAGTTGATGAGTTGGGAAAGTCCACTTCCGGTGGAAATGGAAAAACTGCTGGATTTGTTGCGGCAGGCCCGCCGTGCCCATTGA
- the pgeF gene encoding peptidoglycan editing factor PgeF, giving the protein MPIEAPSILIPDWPLPAGVHSAVTRRNGGYSEGPYRSFNLGDHVGDAAQAVAKNREMLRTWLKLPQEPQWLRQVHGMELLQIPAGQDLSALPEADGAVTHLAGQVLAVLTADCLPVLACSRDGQHLGVFHAGWRGLLAGILEKGVAALAVPGKEVLIYLGPAIGPEAFEVGPELRAAFVAEDPQAVSAFRAGPGDRWLADIYQLARQRLHRVGVTAIYGGGLCTFSDSEFFSYRRDAAVTGRMASLIWRE; this is encoded by the coding sequence GTGCCCATTGAGGCACCATCTATTCTAATCCCTGACTGGCCGCTGCCCGCCGGGGTACATAGCGCGGTTACCCGGCGCAACGGGGGTTACAGTGAAGGTCCTTATCGCTCATTCAATCTGGGCGATCATGTTGGAGACGCGGCACAGGCTGTGGCTAAAAATCGCGAGATGCTGCGTACCTGGCTGAAATTGCCGCAAGAACCACAATGGCTGCGCCAGGTACATGGTATGGAATTACTGCAGATTCCAGCTGGTCAAGACCTCTCTGCGCTTCCCGAAGCTGATGGGGCGGTCACCCATCTTGCCGGGCAAGTGTTAGCGGTATTGACGGCTGATTGTCTGCCGGTGCTGGCTTGCAGTCGTGATGGTCAGCATCTCGGGGTCTTTCACGCCGGCTGGCGGGGTCTGCTGGCTGGCATTCTCGAAAAAGGGGTGGCGGCGCTGGCGGTGCCAGGTAAGGAAGTTCTGATATACTTGGGGCCAGCAATCGGGCCTGAGGCTTTTGAAGTGGGCCCTGAGTTGCGGGCAGCTTTTGTTGCGGAAGATCCGCAGGCTGTCAGCGCCTTTCGTGCCGGGCCAGGGGATCGCTGGCTGGCGGATATTTATCAGCTTGCCCGGCAGCGCCTGCACCGGGTTGGGGTCACGGCCATTTATGGTGGGGGCCTGTGTACTTTCAGTGATAGCGAATTTTTTTCATACCGGCGCGATGCAGCAGTGACCGGACGAATGGCATCTTTGATCTGGAGGGAATAA
- a CDS encoding cupin domain-containing protein, giving the protein MATLRRAGDPALVTDPDIIAGLLAPLGVLLEKLPVPATDSSRSLLAQAELSSNDQEKLLETLDAVFRRLQSEKGYQDRDLVVLYPGHPQLEALNARFHRIHTHDDEEVRYIVDGEGVFGFVLPDAQQVELTVVAGDYIHVPADVEHWFRLNQLQRIKAVRYFSARGGWTPHYTERPLQSFHDL; this is encoded by the coding sequence ATGGCGACTTTACGCAGAGCCGGTGATCCGGCGCTGGTTACGGACCCCGACATCATTGCCGGGCTGTTGGCTCCGCTGGGTGTGCTTCTGGAAAAGCTGCCTGTTCCTGCAACGGACAGCAGCCGCAGCCTGTTGGCCCAGGCAGAACTCAGTAGCAACGATCAGGAAAAGCTGCTGGAGACTCTGGATGCGGTGTTTCGGCGCTTACAATCCGAAAAAGGGTATCAGGACCGGGATCTGGTCGTGCTTTATCCCGGCCATCCCCAGCTGGAGGCACTCAACGCCCGTTTTCATCGGATTCACACCCATGATGATGAAGAGGTGCGTTACATCGTCGATGGCGAAGGCGTTTTTGGCTTTGTACTGCCCGATGCGCAGCAGGTCGAGCTGACGGTGGTGGCGGGCGACTATATTCATGTTCCGGCAGATGTGGAGCACTGGTTCCGCCTCAATCAACTCCAGCGGATCAAGGCGGTCCGTTACTTCAGTGCCCGAGGCGGATGGACTCCCCATTATACGGAACGTCCCTTGCAGAGTTTTCACGATTTATGA